The following are encoded in a window of Oncorhynchus mykiss isolate Arlee chromosome Y, USDA_OmykA_1.1, whole genome shotgun sequence genomic DNA:
- the rasgrp2 gene encoding RAS guanyl-releasing protein 2, whose translation MKSIKLDQSATVDELTEACIKAFDYEGRLDDESLVRMFLMMHPWYLSSADLAKKLSSKSLEENCLPELRSQICHLIKYWISEFPAEFDLNPELAEQIRRLKEQLAQQGEEHQSTLINVDSVPSYEWSRQVSQPAQSDFKKRKTSLLFDHLDSSELAEHLTYMEYKSFCRILFQDYHSFVMHGCTVDNPILERFITLFNSVSQWIQLMVLSKPTAPQRAAVISHFIRVAQRLLQLQNFNTLMAVVGGLSNSSISRLKDTQSHISNDVSKVFNNLVELVTSCGNYSQYRQRFSESTGFRFPILGVHLKDLIAVHVALPDWSDREKTQVNLAKTQQLYAILQELALIQTMPPSVDANMDLLNLLMVSLDQYHSEEEIYQLSLQREPRTARPLSTPSPPMIEEWASSVKPKADPTIISKHIQKMVESVFKNFDTDGDGYVTQEEFEIIRTNFPYLCKFDDLDKNQDGRISQEEMIDYFTKASSLLNSKMGFIHTFSEKTCMKPMLCHHCKGIMWGFYKQRYKCKACGVSCHKDCRSRLAVECRKRTQSTCPEYHSPQHFRSFSVPAIAQQLHTVQHTVITEEAPDSLGDEVFDVHL comes from the exons ATGAAGTCTATCAAACTAGATCAGTCGGCTACAGTTGATGAGCTTACGGAGGCCTGCATCAAAGCATTTG ATTATGAAGGCAGGCTGGATGATGAGTCTCTGGTCCGGATGTTTCTCATGATGCATCCATGGTACCTCTCCTCTGCTGACCTGGCCAAGAAACTCTCCAGCAA GTCGCTGGAGGAAAACTGTCTGCCTGAACTCAGGTCACAAATCTGCCATCTTATCAA GTACTGGATCAGCGAGTTCCCAGCAGAGTTTGACCTGAACCCAGAGCTGGCAGAGCAGATCAGAAGGCTGAAGGAGCAGCTGGCTCAGCAGGGAGAGGAGCACCAGAGCACACTCATCAACGTTGACAGTGT GCCGTCATATGAGTGGAGTAGGCAGGTGAGCCAACCAGCTCAGTCTGATTTCAAGAAGAGGAAGACGTCTCTCCTCTTTGATCACCTGGACTCATCTGAACTAGCAGAGCACCTCACCTACATGGAGTATAAGTCCTTCTGTAGGATACTG TTCCAGGACTACCACAGCTTTGTGATGCATGGCTGCACAGTGGATAACCCCATCCTGGAGCGCTTCATCACCCTCTTCAACAGCGTGTCTCAGTGGATCCAGCTGATGGTGCTCAGCAAGCCCACCGCCCCCCAGAGGGCTGCAGTCATCTCCCATTTTATTAGGGTCGCACAG AGGTTGTTACAGCTTCAGAACTTCAACACTCTGATGGCAGTAGTGGGGGGTCTCAGTAACAGCTCCATCTCACGCCTCaaagacacacagtcacacatcaGCAACGATGTGAGCAAG GTGTTCAACAACCTGGTGGAGCTTGTGACATCCTGTGGGAACTATAGCCAGTACCGCCAGCGCTTCTCAGAGAGCACAGGCTTCCGTTTCCCCATCCTGGGTGTGCACCTCAAGGACCTGATTGCTGTGCACGTTGCCCTGCCCGACTGGAGTGACCGGGAGAAGACGCAGGTCAACCTGGCCAAGACCCAACAGCTGTATGCCATCCTCCAGGAGCTTGCGCTGATCCAGACCATGCCACCCAGCGTTGATGCCAACATGGACCTGCTCAACCTGCTCATG GTGTCTCTGGACCAGTATCACTCAGAGGAAGAGATATATCAGCTGTCCCTGCAGAGGGAGCCCCGCACAGCCAGGCCATTG TCTACCCCAAGCCCACCTATGATAGAAGAGTGGGCATCTTCAGTGAAGCCCAAAGCTGACCCCACCATCATCAGTAAACACATACAGAAGATGGTAGAG TCTGTGTTTAAGAATTTTGACACTGATGGAGACGGCTACGTCACTCAGGAGGAATTTGAGATCATTAGGACTAACTTCCCATACCTCTGCAAGTTTGACGACCTGGATAAGAATCA GGACGGCAGAATCAGTCAGGAGGAGATGATCGACTACTTCACCAAGGCCAGCTCTTTACTGAACAGCAAGATGGGGTTCATCCACACATTTTCAGAGAAGACCTGCATGAAGCCTATGCTTTGCCATCACTGTAAAGGCATC ATGTGGGGATTTTACAAACAAAGATACAAGTGTAAAG CCTGTGGGGTGAGCTGCCACAAAGATTGTCGCAGCCGCCTTGCTGTGGAGTGCCGCAAACGAACACAGAGCACCTGTCCCGAATACCATTCTCCCCAACACTTCCGTTCCTTCAGTGTGCCTGCTATAGCTCAGCAGTTACACACTGTACAACATACAG tcattaCAGAGGAAGCTCCTGACTCCCTGGGGGATGAAGTGTTTGATGTCCACCTTTGA